Proteins encoded in a region of the Sphingomonas sp. HMP9 genome:
- a CDS encoding DUF4158 domain-containing protein, which translates to MAFLDAQARSVLFEPPDTHEEALARYALTPEDVAFARRRRRSHNRLGFAVQLALVRDLGRPLRSGETIPVAVLDTVADQIGIDPVVFELYARRDETRREHLAEIVAQLDLRTMQERDYRLCIRAAAIGAVATEKGEPIVLAVIDALKAARIVVPGADLIERLALAGRAMARRQAYRHLIADLSPATLASLDELLSERSGERTMLGWIADAPEGARTKSLKAVIARLEVVRRAGITDERRKTIHANRYGVIAKEARILHAREMQRFSADRRYATLTAFVIERQAALTDLAIDLFGRLLGTARRKAEWSRNERRLREADILTGVAVDHVQLGRALLAARTSGGDLGAAIAGTLGWEALETSVAVASGLVHPDRHDEFDELVGRQRSLRAVARLVFAAFSFRSFRPTDQILASIELLRTVHQGARLGSVPAEGEMTP; encoded by the coding sequence GTGGCATTTCTGGATGCTCAGGCGCGATCGGTTCTGTTCGAGCCTCCCGACACCCACGAGGAGGCACTCGCGCGCTACGCGCTCACGCCGGAGGATGTCGCCTTCGCCAGGCGTCGTCGCCGATCCCACAATCGGCTGGGCTTCGCGGTGCAGCTGGCGCTGGTGCGCGATCTCGGGCGGCCACTGCGCTCGGGCGAGACGATCCCGGTCGCTGTCCTCGATACGGTCGCCGACCAGATCGGCATCGATCCGGTCGTGTTCGAGCTTTACGCCCGGCGTGACGAGACCCGGCGCGAGCATCTGGCCGAGATCGTGGCCCAACTGGACCTGCGGACGATGCAGGAGCGCGATTATCGCCTGTGTATCCGAGCGGCAGCGATCGGCGCGGTGGCCACGGAGAAGGGGGAACCGATCGTACTCGCCGTCATCGACGCGCTGAAGGCCGCGCGCATTGTTGTCCCGGGCGCGGACCTGATCGAGCGACTTGCGCTGGCTGGTCGCGCCATGGCGCGGCGACAGGCGTATCGACATCTGATCGCCGACCTCAGCCCGGCCACGCTGGCCAGCCTGGACGAGTTGCTCAGCGAACGGAGCGGAGAGCGAACCATGCTCGGCTGGATCGCCGATGCACCCGAAGGCGCCAGAACGAAAAGCCTCAAGGCGGTGATCGCCCGGCTCGAGGTCGTGCGCCGCGCAGGGATCACCGACGAACGGCGAAAAACCATCCACGCCAACCGCTACGGCGTCATCGCCAAGGAAGCGCGCATCCTCCACGCCCGCGAGATGCAGCGCTTCTCGGCAGACCGCCGCTATGCGACGCTGACCGCCTTCGTGATCGAGCGGCAGGCAGCGCTCACCGACCTGGCAATCGACCTGTTCGGCAGGCTCCTCGGCACCGCCCGGCGTAAGGCGGAGTGGAGCCGCAACGAGCGGCGCTTGCGCGAGGCCGATATACTGACTGGCGTCGCGGTCGATCATGTCCAGCTCGGCCGGGCGCTGCTGGCGGCGCGCACGAGCGGCGGTGATCTCGGCGCGGCGATCGCCGGCACGCTCGGGTGGGAGGCGCTGGAGACCAGCGTCGCGGTAGCCTCCGGTCTCGTTCATCCCGACAGGCACGACGAGTTCGACGAACTGGTGGGTCGCCAGAGATCGCTGCGCGCCGTCGCCAGGCTCGTATTCGCGGCGTTCAGCTTCCGGTCGTTTCGCCCGACCGATCAGATCCTTGCGTCGATCGAGCTGCTGCGGACGGTGCATCAGGGCGCCAGGCTGGGGTCGGTTCCGGCTGAGGGCGAAATGACACCCTAA
- a CDS encoding GGDEF domain-containing protein yields MTFSYISGSSERLFLRSPSEVIGHPVFEFVFHEDLPTLVEANRVVMGGGSNDATVIVRVIRGDGSLLWVEVASRVVENLKSGTPGDRAVIMRDVSQRKALEDELRAMAMKDGLTGLANRRAFDEALSGEWKRTLVAKSQLSLLIADIDHFKKFNDAHGHQVGDDCLRSVATAFLSATSADKDVVARYGGEELAVILPDANRDHAMDVAEHIRAAVEALQIPHGVEVGGVITVSIGVATALARDGATAVMPQTLLTSADRALYLAKEAGKNCCKSALLLAS; encoded by the coding sequence ATGACCTTCAGCTATATTTCTGGATCCTCCGAGCGGTTGTTTCTCAGATCGCCGTCCGAAGTGATCGGGCACCCTGTCTTCGAGTTCGTATTCCACGAAGATCTGCCTACTCTCGTTGAAGCTAACCGGGTCGTAATGGGTGGCGGCTCGAACGATGCGACGGTCATCGTGCGAGTCATTCGCGGCGATGGCTCCCTGCTCTGGGTTGAAGTAGCCTCAAGGGTTGTCGAGAACCTGAAGTCGGGGACCCCGGGGGACCGAGCGGTCATCATGCGCGACGTATCTCAGCGCAAGGCTCTCGAAGACGAGTTGCGTGCCATGGCGATGAAGGACGGCCTTACCGGTCTTGCCAATCGCCGGGCGTTTGATGAGGCGCTTTCGGGAGAGTGGAAGCGGACGCTTGTTGCCAAATCACAGCTGTCGCTGCTGATCGCGGATATCGATCACTTTAAGAAGTTCAACGACGCTCATGGGCATCAGGTGGGGGACGATTGCCTCCGCAGCGTGGCAACGGCGTTCCTTTCGGCAACCAGCGCCGATAAAGATGTGGTCGCCAGATATGGGGGTGAGGAACTGGCCGTCATACTACCTGACGCTAACCGTGATCATGCTATGGATGTCGCTGAACATATCAGGGCTGCTGTCGAGGCGCTGCAAATTCCCCACGGAGTAGAGGTAGGAGGGGTAATTACCGTCAGCATCGGCGTAGCTACCGCTCTCGCCCGTGACGGTGCAACAGCCGTAATGCCGCAGACTTTGCTGACCTCTGCCGACCGCGCACTATACCTCGCGAAGGAAGCCGGAAAAAACTGCTGCAAATCAGCGCTTTTGCTGGCGAGCTAG
- a CDS encoding recombinase family protein, with protein MLVGYMRVSTNDDRQSVDLQRDALLGAGIDERHLHQDRASGVRDDRPGLKACMTDLREGDVLVVWKLDRLGRSLSHLIRIVEELKQRGVAFRSLTEAIDTTNAHGSFLFNLFGTLAEYERALITERVNAGLAAARRRGRKGGRPPTIDAEKIDQILAALEGGTSKASICRSFKVPRSTLIDMLKRTGWAGAGAADKPAITG; from the coding sequence ATGCTGGTCGGTTACATGCGGGTCTCCACCAACGACGATCGCCAGTCGGTCGATCTGCAGCGTGACGCGCTGCTCGGCGCGGGTATCGACGAGCGGCATCTGCACCAGGATCGCGCCTCGGGCGTACGCGACGATCGACCGGGCCTGAAAGCGTGCATGACCGATCTGCGCGAAGGCGATGTGCTCGTCGTCTGGAAGCTCGATCGGCTCGGCCGGTCGCTGTCGCACCTGATCCGCATCGTCGAGGAACTGAAACAGCGCGGCGTTGCCTTCCGGTCGCTGACCGAAGCGATCGACACCACGAATGCGCATGGCAGCTTCCTGTTCAACCTATTCGGCACGCTCGCCGAATATGAGCGGGCACTGATCACCGAGCGCGTCAACGCAGGACTCGCCGCGGCGCGTCGACGTGGCCGCAAGGGCGGCAGACCGCCCACGATCGATGCTGAGAAGATCGACCAGATCCTGGCGGCGCTGGAGGGCGGCACCAGCAAGGCCTCGATATGCCGCAGCTTCAAGGTGCCGCGCTCGACGTTGATCGACATGCTGAAGCGGACCGGGTGGGCCGGGGCCGGGGCGGCCGACAAGCCTGCGATCACCGGCTGA